One region of Halanaerobiales bacterium genomic DNA includes:
- a CDS encoding DMT family transporter produces MNLSRNFRGSLLALLSAAGFGTLPILALYAYQGGVTVFSLIFIRYSLTAIFIFSFIFIRKSKINLTYIELFKLFIFGGIIYSFQNFFYFSALNHIPASLALLVFYTYPTLVAIFSVFLGDRLTKKGIISIIIATFGLVLVFGNAISEISLIGISFSAGSAIFYAVYTLYGNHLLDEISLINTIAFASLFASFSFLSIGLITDTLHFNFDYLAWIPAISISIITMFSFLAFFRAIKLTSPVKVSVLSMLEPIVGIFLSILLFADKFNFRQGIGAFFVLLGSFIAIKNKSKKV; encoded by the coding sequence ATGAATTTAAGTAGAAATTTTAGAGGTTCACTGCTGGCACTTTTATCAGCAGCTGGTTTTGGAACCCTTCCTATTTTAGCATTATATGCCTATCAGGGAGGAGTTACTGTATTTTCTTTGATTTTTATAAGATATAGTTTAACAGCTATATTTATTTTCTCTTTTATTTTTATTAGAAAAAGCAAAATAAATTTAACTTACATAGAATTATTTAAATTATTTATATTTGGTGGGATTATCTATTCATTTCAAAACTTTTTTTATTTTTCAGCTTTAAATCATATTCCAGCTTCTCTTGCACTTTTAGTTTTTTATACATATCCAACTTTAGTCGCCATATTTTCGGTGTTTTTGGGTGATAGGTTAACAAAAAAGGGAATAATTTCTATAATCATAGCTACTTTTGGTTTAGTATTAGTTTTTGGGAATGCTATTTCAGAGATAAGTTTGATTGGAATTAGTTTTTCAGCTGGATCTGCCATATTTTATGCAGTTTATACTTTATATGGAAACCACCTTTTAGATGAAATATCTCTTATTAATACTATTGCTTTTGCCAGTTTATTTGCTTCTTTTTCATTTTTAAGTATTGGTTTAATTACAGATACTCTTCATTTTAACTTTGATTATCTGGCCTGGATTCCTGCAATTTCAATAAGTATTATTACAATGTTTAGTTTCCTTGCCTTTTTTAGAGCAATAAAATTAACAAGTCCTGTTAAGGTATCGGTTTTAAGTATGCTTGAACCTATTGTAGGGATTTTTCTTTCTATTTTACTTTTTGCAGATAAATTTAATTTCAGACAGGGGATAGGTGCCTTTTTTGTATTACTTGGTTCTTTTATAGCTATTAAAAACAAAAGTAAAAAAGTTTAA
- the pstB gene encoding phosphate ABC transporter ATP-binding protein PstB, whose amino-acid sequence MVTNKMEVQDLDFYYGDFQALKNINIEIKKNKVTALIGPSGCGKSTFLRSLNRMNDLITGAKVDGKVLLDGENIYQQKIDVVELRKKVGMVFQQPNPFPKSIYDNVAYGPRIHGLKDKNKLDEIVEESLRGAALWDEVKDRLDDSALDISGGQQQRLCIARALAVKPEVLLMDEPASALDPVATNKIEDLIDDLKKNYTIVIVTHNMQQAARISDNTAFFLMGDLIEFDKTEKLFENPENQKTEDYITGRFG is encoded by the coding sequence ATGGTAACTAATAAAATGGAGGTTCAGGACCTGGATTTTTATTATGGAGATTTTCAGGCCCTTAAAAATATTAATATTGAAATCAAAAAAAATAAAGTTACTGCCTTAATTGGTCCTTCAGGGTGTGGTAAATCAACCTTTTTGCGATCATTAAATAGAATGAATGACCTTATTACAGGAGCAAAAGTAGATGGGAAAGTACTATTAGATGGAGAAAATATTTATCAACAAAAAATAGATGTAGTGGAACTTAGAAAAAAAGTAGGTATGGTTTTTCAACAACCCAACCCTTTTCCTAAATCTATTTATGATAATGTTGCCTATGGACCAAGAATCCATGGTTTAAAAGATAAAAATAAACTTGACGAAATAGTTGAAGAAAGTTTAAGAGGAGCTGCATTATGGGATGAAGTTAAAGATAGACTGGATGATTCAGCTCTTGATATTTCTGGAGGACAGCAGCAGCGATTGTGTATTGCTAGAGCTCTTGCTGTAAAACCTGAAGTTCTGCTTATGGATGAACCAGCTTCTGCTCTTGATCCAGTGGCTACAAATAAAATAGAGGATTTAATAGATGATTTGAAGAAGAATTATACTATAGTAATAGTTACTCATAATATGCAACAGGCAGCCAGAATATCTGATAACACAGCATTTTTCTTAATGGGAGACCTTATAGAGTTTGATAAAACAGAAAAATTATTTGAAAATCCTGAGAATCAAAAGACTGAAGATTATATTACAGGACGATTCGGTTAA
- the phoU gene encoding phosphate signaling complex protein PhoU, giving the protein MRKGFHEQLKDLENDMIKMGSMVEEAIHKSIKALQEKDLELAQEVLDEDDKIDDFEIKLEEETTRLIALQQPVAKDLREIIVISKLATDLERIGDHAWNIANMVLKIGDEPLIKPLIDIPRMTNIVTRRLRESLDAFINLDVEKAKEIAKEDDEVDVLDEQILRELLTFMIEDPSKIEQATSLIFVSRFLERIGDHSTNVCERVIYMKTGERDFNY; this is encoded by the coding sequence ATGAGAAAAGGATTTCACGAGCAACTTAAAGACTTAGAAAATGATATGATTAAAATGGGAAGTATGGTTGAAGAAGCTATTCATAAAAGTATTAAAGCTTTACAGGAAAAAGACCTTGAATTAGCCCAGGAAGTTCTTGATGAAGATGATAAAATAGATGATTTCGAAATAAAATTAGAAGAAGAAACAACCCGTTTAATTGCTTTGCAACAACCTGTAGCTAAAGATTTACGTGAAATCATTGTAATTTCTAAGCTTGCTACAGATCTGGAAAGAATAGGAGATCATGCCTGGAATATTGCAAATATGGTTTTAAAAATTGGTGATGAACCTCTTATTAAACCACTTATTGATATTCCACGTATGACAAATATAGTAACAAGAAGGTTGAGAGAAAGTCTGGATGCTTTTATAAATCTTGATGTAGAAAAAGCCAAAGAAATAGCCAAAGAAGATGATGAGGTCGATGTATTGGATGAACAAATATTAAGAGAGTTACTTACTTTCATGATAGAAGATCCTTCTAAGATAGAGCAGGCCACTTCTCTTATATTTGTAAGTCGATTTTTAGAAAGAATAGGAGATCATTCTACAAATGTTTGTGAAAGAGTTATATATATGAAAACTGGAGAAAGAGATTTTAATTATTAA
- a CDS encoding alpha-glucosidase, translating to MDYKWWKEAVVYQIYVRSFNDSNGDGIGDLQGVIKKIDYLDKLGVDVVWLNPVYESPDDDNGYDISNYKKISDKFGDMNDWNYLIKELHKRDIKLIMDLVVNHTSDEHRWFKKSFSKDSPYRDYYIWEKGGKNNPPNNWESFFKGSAWEYDEKSKEYYLHLFSKKQPDLNWENKKVREEVYDIMKWWLDKGIDGFRMDVINLISKNQKFCDGENEGLIGSEYFANGPRVHEYIQEMNEKVLSNYDLMTVGETVMVSPEEGSKYVAAARNELNMIIHFDHMGLDEGEDGKYSSPQKIDLLELKKITTEWQYKLEEENGWHSNYLSNHDQPRMVSRFGDDDEYRVESAKMLATFLHTIKGTPFIYQGEEIGMTNTVFESIEEMDDIDTINYFYDEKKKGNINSFSEIKDILNYRTRDNARTPMQWNDEKNAGFTTGSPWLKVNQNYKKINVKKALSYENSIFYYYQKLIELRKENPVFVYGKYKLILEEDKEIYAYLREGKEEKLLVVLNFFEEESTFEIPDNIEYNNYELLISNYNKEENKISKIELKPYESRVYKLK from the coding sequence TTGGATTACAAATGGTGGAAAGAAGCAGTTGTTTATCAAATTTATGTAAGAAGTTTTAATGATAGTAATGGTGATGGGATAGGTGATTTACAGGGAGTAATAAAAAAAATAGATTACTTAGATAAATTAGGGGTCGATGTGGTCTGGCTTAATCCAGTTTATGAATCACCTGATGATGACAATGGCTATGACATTAGTAATTATAAAAAGATCAGTGATAAATTTGGTGATATGAATGATTGGAATTATCTTATAAAGGAGTTACATAAAAGAGATATAAAATTAATTATGGATTTAGTAGTTAATCATACTTCAGATGAACATAGGTGGTTTAAAAAGTCTTTTTCTAAAGATAGTCCATATCGAGATTATTATATCTGGGAAAAAGGTGGGAAAAATAATCCACCAAATAATTGGGAGTCATTTTTTAAAGGATCTGCCTGGGAATATGATGAGAAAAGTAAAGAATATTATCTTCATTTATTTTCTAAAAAACAACCAGATCTTAACTGGGAAAATAAAAAGGTGAGAGAAGAAGTTTATGATATAATGAAATGGTGGTTAGATAAAGGAATAGATGGTTTCAGGATGGATGTTATAAATTTAATTTCTAAAAATCAAAAATTTTGTGATGGTGAAAATGAAGGACTTATTGGAAGTGAGTATTTTGCTAATGGGCCAAGGGTTCATGAATATATTCAGGAAATGAATGAAAAAGTTTTAAGTAATTATGATCTTATGACAGTTGGTGAAACTGTAATGGTTAGTCCTGAGGAAGGGTCAAAATATGTAGCTGCAGCTAGAAATGAATTAAATATGATTATTCATTTTGATCATATGGGTTTAGATGAAGGAGAAGACGGAAAATATTCATCACCCCAAAAAATCGATTTACTGGAACTTAAAAAAATAACAACTGAATGGCAGTATAAGTTGGAAGAAGAAAATGGCTGGCACAGTAATTATTTAAGTAATCATGATCAACCAAGAATGGTTTCTCGTTTTGGAGATGATGATGAATATAGAGTAGAATCTGCTAAAATGCTTGCAACCTTTTTACATACAATAAAAGGAACTCCTTTTATTTATCAGGGAGAAGAGATTGGGATGACAAATACTGTTTTTGAAAGTATTGAAGAAATGGATGATATTGATACTATAAATTATTTTTACGATGAAAAGAAAAAGGGTAATATTAATTCTTTTTCTGAAATAAAAGACATTTTAAATTATAGAACTAGAGATAATGCCAGGACACCTATGCAATGGAATGATGAGAAAAATGCTGGTTTTACAACTGGCAGTCCCTGGTTGAAAGTTAATCAAAATTATAAAAAAATAAATGTCAAAAAAGCTCTATCTTATGAAAATTCTATTTTTTACTATTATCAAAAATTAATTGAATTAAGGAAAGAAAATCCAGTATTTGTTTATGGTAAATATAAGTTGATTTTAGAAGAAGACAAAGAAATATACGCATATCTTCGTGAAGGTAAAGAAGAAAAATTATTAGTGGTCTTAAACTTTTTTGAAGAAGAAAGCACTTTTGAAATCCCTGATAACATTGAATATAATAATTATGAACTTCTAATAAGTAATTATAATAAAGAAGAAAATAAAATTTCGAAAATAGAGTTAAAACCATATGAATCAAGAGTATATAAATTAAAATAA
- a CDS encoding type I phosphomannose isomerase catalytic subunit, protein MQKLYPLKFEEIYKEKIWGGKKLKENFSKKIPSNKTGESWEITDNESGVSIVKNGFLAGKTLNELIKIYGTQLIGNFIPINEKFPLLIKFIDANKRLSVQVHPADNINKNLKQKSGKTEMWYILAAEENSKLVYGLNSEVNNKKLKKATKNGNLKSYLNEIEVSAGDFFFIPGGTIHAIKGGILLAEIQQNSDTTYRIFDWNRTDKNGNSRPLHIKKAFKVIKSINQKMDNPKNNKDVIYENNNYKQKFLTISPYFAVERISLKKEFNFKPASKRFYIIINLEGNKKIKADNKNYNLHPGETILIPASLKNVKIEGKGEFLRTYIPENLEEMMNYLKKLKISSNKISQIPGINFFK, encoded by the coding sequence ATGCAAAAATTATATCCATTAAAATTTGAAGAAATCTATAAAGAAAAAATTTGGGGAGGAAAAAAATTAAAAGAAAACTTCTCAAAAAAAATACCATCTAACAAAACTGGGGAAAGTTGGGAAATAACTGATAATGAAAGTGGTGTAAGTATAGTAAAAAATGGTTTTCTTGCAGGTAAAACTTTAAATGAATTGATAAAAATATATGGAACTCAATTAATTGGAAACTTTATTCCTATAAATGAAAAATTCCCTCTTTTAATTAAATTTATAGATGCAAATAAAAGGTTATCTGTCCAGGTTCATCCTGCTGATAATATTAATAAAAATTTAAAGCAAAAAAGTGGAAAAACAGAAATGTGGTATATATTAGCTGCCGAAGAAAATTCTAAATTGGTTTATGGTTTAAATTCTGAAGTTAATAATAAAAAACTCAAAAAAGCTACCAAAAATGGGAATTTAAAATCTTACTTAAATGAAATAGAAGTTAGTGCAGGAGATTTCTTTTTCATACCAGGTGGTACTATACATGCTATCAAAGGAGGTATTTTATTAGCAGAAATACAACAAAACTCTGACACAACATATAGAATTTTTGATTGGAATAGAACAGATAAAAATGGAAATTCCAGACCTTTACATATTAAAAAAGCTTTTAAAGTAATTAAATCTATAAATCAAAAAATGGACAATCCTAAAAATAATAAAGATGTAATTTATGAAAACAATAATTATAAACAAAAATTTCTAACCATATCACCTTATTTTGCAGTGGAACGTATTTCTTTAAAAAAAGAATTCAATTTTAAACCTGCTTCAAAAAGATTTTACATTATTATAAATCTTGAAGGAAATAAAAAAATTAAAGCTGATAATAAAAATTATAATTTACATCCTGGTGAAACAATTCTTATTCCTGCTTCTCTTAAAAATGTTAAAATAGAAGGAAAAGGTGAGTTTTTGAGAACTTATATTCCAGAAAATTTAGAAGAAATGATGAATTATTTGAAAAAATTAAAAATATCTTCTAATAAAATATCCCAAATCCCAGGTATAAACTTCTTCAAATAA
- a CDS encoding ABC transporter ATP-binding protein — translation MFKKFAGYYKNHWKLFVMDIFCAFIMSGLDLVFPLFIQRLIDTYFPNQNFNMVFRIVIILFVLYILRFILQYIVHYWGHVVGIRMETDMREELFEHLQKLSFKFYDDNKVGYLMSRIVNDLNNISELAHHGPEDLFISSMMLIGSFGIMASMNLKLALFTFMLLPVMFYFSLILGQKMYSAFKDIRERIAEVNSIIEDSLSGIRVVKSFTNEPFEKEKFDEGNHQFRESREYAMKNMAKFHSGMNLFINMIRLITLGAGGYFIYKGELSAGQLVAFLFYVNMFMQPIRRLVNFNEQLQRGMSGFNRFTSLLAVEPQIKDKKEAVELKNVRGRIKYKNVSFSYDENEHVLNNVNIDVEPGQTVAFVGPSGAGKSTICNLLPRFYEINDGEILIDEVNIKDINISSLRSNIGIVQQDVFLFNGTIKDNILYGNFKATEKEVIEAAKKANAHQFIMNMNNGYETDIGERGVKLSGGQKQRISIARSFLKNPPILILDEATSSLDNKSEKIIQRSLQKLSEGRTTLVIAHRLSTVKDADEILVLTEDGIVERGKHDQLINKDGGVYQSLYKTQFIEDPEADDVYFK, via the coding sequence ATGTTTAAAAAGTTTGCCGGGTATTATAAAAATCACTGGAAATTATTTGTGATGGATATTTTTTGTGCATTTATTATGTCAGGACTTGATCTTGTTTTTCCACTTTTTATTCAAAGATTAATTGATACTTATTTTCCCAACCAAAATTTTAATATGGTTTTTAGAATAGTAATTATTTTATTTGTATTATATATTTTAAGATTTATATTACAATATATTGTCCATTATTGGGGACATGTTGTTGGAATTAGAATGGAAACTGATATGCGGGAAGAGTTATTTGAGCATCTCCAGAAATTATCTTTCAAATTTTATGATGATAATAAAGTTGGTTATTTAATGTCTAGAATTGTAAATGACTTAAATAATATTTCAGAACTTGCTCACCATGGCCCTGAAGATCTTTTTATTTCTTCTATGATGCTTATTGGTTCTTTTGGAATAATGGCCTCTATGAACCTTAAACTGGCCTTATTTACTTTTATGCTTTTACCGGTTATGTTTTATTTTTCTTTAATATTAGGTCAAAAAATGTATAGTGCATTTAAAGATATCAGAGAAAGAATTGCTGAGGTTAATTCTATTATAGAGGATAGTTTAAGTGGTATTAGAGTAGTAAAATCATTTACCAATGAACCCTTTGAAAAAGAAAAATTTGATGAAGGAAATCATCAATTTAGAGAATCAAGAGAATATGCGATGAAAAATATGGCAAAGTTTCATTCTGGAATGAATTTATTTATTAATATGATCCGTTTAATTACCTTAGGGGCTGGTGGTTATTTTATATATAAAGGTGAATTAAGTGCAGGTCAACTTGTAGCCTTTTTGTTTTATGTAAATATGTTTATGCAGCCTATTAGGAGACTTGTCAATTTCAATGAACAATTACAAAGAGGTATGTCTGGTTTTAACAGATTTACGAGTCTGCTTGCTGTAGAGCCTCAAATAAAAGATAAAAAAGAAGCTGTTGAACTTAAAAATGTAAGGGGCAGGATAAAATATAAAAATGTTAGTTTTAGTTATGATGAAAATGAACATGTCTTAAATAATGTTAATATTGATGTTGAACCAGGGCAAACAGTTGCTTTTGTAGGACCCTCTGGAGCAGGAAAATCTACTATTTGTAATTTGCTTCCCCGTTTTTATGAAATAAATGATGGCGAAATTTTAATAGATGAAGTTAATATCAAAGATATTAATATAAGTTCTTTAAGAAGTAATATAGGGATAGTACAACAGGATGTGTTTTTATTTAATGGCACTATCAAGGATAATATACTTTATGGAAACTTTAAAGCAACAGAAAAAGAAGTTATTGAAGCAGCTAAAAAGGCAAATGCTCATCAGTTTATAATGAATATGAATAATGGTTATGAAACAGATATCGGTGAAAGAGGAGTTAAGTTATCAGGAGGGCAAAAACAGAGAATATCTATTGCCCGTTCTTTTCTTAAAAATCCACCTATTTTAATTTTAGATGAAGCAACGTCTTCACTAGATAATAAAAGTGAAAAAATAATTCAGAGATCTTTACAAAAACTATCTGAAGGAAGAACAACCTTAGTTATTGCTCACCGTCTTTCAACTGTTAAAGATGCAGATGAAATACTTGTTTTAACTGAAGATGGTATTGTAGAGAGAGGAAAGCATGATCAGCTTATTAATAAAGATGGTGGAGTATATCAAAGCTTATATAAAACTCAGTTTATAGAAGATCCGGAAGCAGATGATGTTTACTTCAAATAA
- the yedF gene encoding sulfurtransferase-like selenium metabolism protein YedF: protein MKKIDAKGLDCPEPVVLTKNALKENKEIITIVDNEAAANNVKKLATKLGAKAEIKKIDSNFEVNIKKTEKNSEKDENKSEGKVYFFKSDKLGKGEDELGNVLIKGFLHTLLELDPLPQKLIFMNSGVKIATENEDAIDSLKKLEDKGVTILSCGTCLDYYGLEDKLDVGEISNMYEIVESLNSSNVITI from the coding sequence ATGAAAAAGATAGATGCTAAGGGTTTAGATTGTCCTGAGCCAGTTGTTTTGACAAAAAATGCATTAAAAGAAAATAAAGAGATTATTACAATTGTTGATAATGAGGCAGCAGCCAATAATGTCAAAAAGCTTGCAACTAAACTTGGGGCCAAAGCAGAGATAAAAAAGATTGATAGTAATTTTGAAGTAAATATTAAAAAAACTGAAAAGAATAGTGAAAAAGATGAGAACAAATCTGAAGGAAAAGTTTATTTCTTCAAATCAGATAAATTAGGTAAAGGGGAGGATGAATTAGGTAATGTTTTAATAAAGGGATTTCTCCACACTCTTTTAGAATTAGATCCTTTACCACAAAAATTAATTTTTATGAATTCAGGAGTTAAGATTGCTACTGAAAATGAAGATGCAATTGACAGTTTGAAAAAATTAGAAGATAAAGGAGTTACAATTTTATCCTGTGGTACCTGTCTTGATTATTATGGTCTGGAAGATAAATTGGATGTAGGAGAAATTAGTAATATGTATGAAATAGTAGAAAGTTTAAATAGCTCAAATGTAATTACTATTTAG